From Peptoanaerobacter stomatis, one genomic window encodes:
- a CDS encoding DUF1846 domain-containing protein: MKIGFDEEKYLEEQSKYILERVEKFEKLYLEFGGKLLHDTHAARVLPGYNENTKIKLLQQLKDDLEVIICVYSGHIENNKMIGDSNINYEMAVFRLIDDLRAYKLHVNSVVITRYEEKPLTDIFIRKLKRRNIKTFKHKATQGYPTNVDVVVSEDGYGKNPYIPTSKRIVVVTAPGPGSGKLGTCLSQLYHEFAQNKKAGYSKFETFPVWNMPLKHPLNVAYEAATADLKDINMIDSFHMDAYNQIAVNYNRDIESFPLLKKMLEKITGQDSIYKSPTDMGVNRVAFGITDDEIVKEASKQEVIRRYLIAKSDYVKGNCEIDVVERLQLIMESLGIKEEDRKVILPAREKAQKMKKEMKNDEIASAIAIELSDGMILTGKTTKFMDASAAVILNALKYYADISDDMLLLAPLVLEPIQKLKNKISISQVIALNVEEVLIALSICAATNTMAEKALSKIDMLKNCKAHSTTIMNSTDEQMFCRLGIEITTDAVFSNNNLYYV; the protein is encoded by the coding sequence GAAGAAAAATATCTTGAAGAACAGTCAAAATATATACTTGAAAGAGTTGAAAAATTTGAGAAATTATATCTGGAATTTGGAGGTAAATTGCTACATGATACTCATGCTGCAAGAGTTTTGCCTGGATATAATGAGAATACAAAAATTAAATTATTACAACAATTAAAAGATGATTTGGAAGTAATAATATGTGTATACAGCGGTCATATAGAAAACAACAAGATGATAGGGGATTCCAATATAAACTATGAAATGGCTGTATTCAGACTTATAGATGATTTAAGGGCATATAAATTACATGTAAATTCAGTAGTAATAACAAGATATGAAGAAAAACCTCTAACAGATATATTTATAAGAAAATTGAAGAGAAGAAATATAAAGACATTTAAGCATAAAGCAACGCAAGGTTATCCTACAAATGTAGATGTGGTAGTAAGTGAAGACGGGTATGGAAAAAATCCTTACATACCTACAAGCAAACGCATAGTTGTAGTTACAGCACCCGGCCCTGGAAGTGGGAAATTGGGTACGTGTCTTTCGCAATTATATCACGAATTTGCACAGAATAAAAAAGCAGGATATTCAAAATTTGAAACATTCCCTGTTTGGAATATGCCACTTAAACATCCGCTTAATGTAGCTTACGAGGCTGCAACGGCAGATTTAAAGGATATAAATATGATAGATTCTTTTCATATGGATGCCTATAATCAGATTGCAGTAAATTATAATAGAGATATAGAGAGTTTTCCTTTGCTCAAAAAGATGCTCGAAAAAATAACAGGACAAGACTCAATATATAAATCACCTACCGATATGGGAGTTAATAGAGTTGCATTTGGAATAACAGATGATGAAATTGTAAAAGAAGCATCAAAACAAGAGGTTATAAGAAGATATCTAATCGCAAAATCAGATTATGTGAAAGGCAACTGTGAAATAGATGTGGTCGAAAGATTGCAGTTAATAATGGAAAGCTTGGGAATAAAAGAAGAAGACAGAAAAGTAATATTGCCTGCAAGAGAAAAAGCGCAAAAGATGAAAAAAGAAATGAAAAATGATGAAATAGCCAGTGCAATAGCTATTGAATTATCAGACGGTATGATATTGACAGGAAAAACGACTAAGTTTATGGATGCATCTGCAGCTGTGATATTAAATGCGCTTAAATACTATGCGGACATATCAGATGATATGCTACTTTTAGCACCACTTGTATTAGAGCCTATACAAAAATTGAAAAATAAAATATCAATATCCCAAGTTATTGCATTAAATGTAGAAGAAGTGCTTATAGCTTTAAGTATATGTGCTGCAACAAATACCATGGCAGAAAAAGCACTTTCTAAAATAGATATGCTTAAAAATTGCAAAGCACACTCAACTACAATAATGAACAGCACAGATGAACAAATGTTTTGTCGTTTGGGAATAGAAATAACAACTGACGCCGTATTTTCTAATAACAATTTATATTATGTTTAA